From a single Oceaniferula flava genomic region:
- a CDS encoding metallophosphoesterase family protein codes for MQRIAIGDIHGCHHALMTMLEQLQPSAEDLIVTLGDYVDRGPDSKSVIDSLLEFQKDHNYVHLMGNHEIQMIRALETRQDRDRFLSEMCGGQDTLDSYGGSFEDVPEAHWDFMRSAKLYHELENHILVHAGVSSQTPVDQQDQETYYYQRFYSQQPHISGKTVVCGHTIQGDLPTNLGHAICLDTCAYGGGWLSALDVDSGQIWQTNEQGESRTMTLDEL; via the coding sequence ATGCAACGAATCGCCATCGGAGACATTCACGGCTGCCACCACGCGCTGATGACCATGCTGGAGCAACTCCAGCCCAGCGCAGAAGATCTCATCGTCACTCTCGGCGACTACGTCGATCGCGGGCCCGACTCGAAGTCGGTGATCGATTCCCTGTTGGAATTCCAAAAAGACCACAACTACGTGCATCTCATGGGCAACCATGAAATCCAGATGATCCGCGCACTGGAAACCCGCCAGGACCGCGACCGTTTTCTCAGTGAGATGTGTGGCGGCCAAGACACGCTGGACTCCTACGGCGGCAGCTTCGAGGACGTGCCGGAGGCGCACTGGGACTTCATGCGCTCAGCGAAACTCTACCACGAACTGGAAAATCACATCCTCGTGCACGCCGGGGTTTCCAGTCAGACACCGGTCGACCAGCAGGATCAGGAAACTTATTACTACCAGCGATTTTACAGCCAACAGCCACATATCTCCGGCAAAACCGTCGTCTGCGGCCACACCATCCAAGGCGACCTGCCCACTAACCTCGGCCACGCCATCTGCCTCGACACCTGCGCCTACGGTGGTGGCTGGCTCAGCGCTCTGGACGTCGATTCTGGTCAAATTTGGCAGACCAACGAGCAGGGAGAGAGTCGGACAATGACGTTAGATGAGCTCTAG
- a CDS encoding TonB-dependent receptor, which yields MPTTELKTTLDKALQVNLDPKRYGTFAEIGAGQEVVRWFFRAGAAAGTISKSISAYDMKVSDAIYGRCKRYVCRDRLESMLEYEQDLNLERLKSERGDTTAFFTFADTVSARNYHGTNECHGWMGVRFQAHPRDESSQIIIHVRMLDTTNALQQEALGVVGVNLLYGACMLHHHPDKLIESLLDNLSTARIEIDMIEFSGIEFRHVDNRLMSLKLVQLGLTSAAMFGAKGKVLQPSEVLRKKAVLVERGSFRPVCNTNIDIMRCAHERFIVEPEVDADSVIQIMEVTMSNLMADGQIDYRDFLARADMLVACGMTVLISDYFQYYRLAAYLSRYTKKKIGITMGIGSVRELFDEKYYTALEGGILESFGRLFKNDLKLYVYPLKDANKKELMTIENLEVSEDLKNLYNYLIDRGCIEQLTNHDEECLEVFSRDVLAKIAAGDKSWEKMVPEEVAEVIKTRGYFGA from the coding sequence ATGCCCACTACCGAACTGAAAACCACTTTAGACAAGGCCCTACAGGTGAACCTAGACCCCAAACGCTACGGCACATTTGCAGAAATTGGTGCCGGGCAGGAGGTGGTGCGATGGTTTTTCCGCGCCGGAGCGGCAGCAGGGACTATTTCCAAAAGTATCTCCGCTTACGACATGAAGGTGAGCGATGCGATTTATGGTCGTTGCAAGCGCTACGTTTGCCGGGACCGACTCGAAAGCATGCTCGAATATGAGCAAGACCTCAACCTCGAGCGACTGAAATCGGAGCGCGGGGATACCACTGCCTTTTTCACCTTTGCCGATACCGTCTCGGCGCGCAACTACCATGGAACCAACGAATGCCATGGCTGGATGGGCGTCCGTTTCCAAGCGCATCCACGCGATGAAAGCAGCCAAATCATCATTCACGTCAGAATGCTGGACACCACCAATGCGCTCCAGCAGGAAGCGCTCGGCGTGGTGGGGGTGAACCTGCTCTACGGCGCCTGCATGCTGCACCATCACCCGGACAAGCTGATCGAGTCGCTGCTCGATAACCTCTCCACGGCACGCATTGAAATCGATATGATTGAGTTCTCTGGGATCGAGTTTCGCCATGTGGACAATCGTCTGATGAGCCTGAAGCTGGTCCAGCTGGGCCTGACCAGTGCGGCGATGTTTGGTGCGAAAGGGAAGGTGCTGCAGCCGTCCGAGGTGCTCCGCAAGAAGGCAGTGCTGGTGGAGCGCGGCAGCTTCCGCCCGGTCTGCAACACCAATATCGATATCATGCGCTGCGCCCACGAGCGCTTTATCGTGGAACCTGAAGTCGATGCCGACTCGGTGATCCAGATTATGGAAGTGACCATGAGTAACCTGATGGCCGACGGGCAGATCGACTATCGAGATTTCCTGGCGCGAGCCGATATGCTGGTGGCCTGCGGCATGACGGTGCTGATCTCGGACTATTTCCAATACTACCGCCTCGCCGCCTATCTCAGTCGCTACACCAAGAAAAAGATCGGCATCACCATGGGCATCGGCAGTGTGCGGGAGCTATTTGATGAGAAATACTACACCGCTCTGGAAGGGGGAATTCTCGAGTCGTTTGGCAGATTGTTTAAAAATGACCTGAAGCTCTATGTCTACCCGCTCAAGGATGCTAACAAGAAAGAGCTGATGACCATCGAGAATCTTGAGGTTTCCGAGGATCTGAAAAACCTCTACAACTACCTGATCGACCGTGGCTGCATCGAACAGCTCACCAATCACGATGAAGAATGCCTCGAGGTCTTTTCCAGAGATGTGCTGGCCAAGATAGCAGCCGGCGATAAGAGCTGGGAAAAGATGGTGCCGGAAGAGGTCGCCGAGGTGATAAAAACTCGAGGCTACTTCGGCGCCTAG
- a CDS encoding PEP-CTERM sorting domain-containing protein: MRGLSCLLAICGLSLLEGNLSAATLAHVSDFESENKDGWQHPVSNGNQTSIQFDGPFNDLLLVTSSGGSGAGSRLVVPNTTAAWTGDYTAAGITAVQMDLVNNSGSTLFMRVGIEGGSAGNRWTSSVPIELSPSDRGTFLFQLDASSLSSAGGSDLSAALADVSQIRILHNASSGDFKGSSVSGSFTVDNITLVPEPSSIAMLTMGLTTLLMRRKI; the protein is encoded by the coding sequence ATGCGGGGTTTATCATGTCTACTGGCTATCTGCGGGCTTTCATTGCTCGAAGGAAACCTCTCCGCAGCCACGCTGGCGCATGTCAGCGACTTTGAGTCCGAAAACAAAGATGGCTGGCAGCATCCGGTGAGCAACGGAAACCAGACCAGCATTCAGTTCGACGGCCCCTTCAACGATCTATTGTTAGTGACCTCGAGTGGCGGCTCCGGAGCCGGGTCTCGACTCGTGGTGCCCAACACCACCGCAGCCTGGACCGGCGACTACACCGCCGCGGGCATCACCGCCGTGCAGATGGATTTGGTCAACAACAGCGGCTCCACCTTATTCATGCGCGTGGGCATTGAGGGTGGTTCGGCTGGAAACCGATGGACCTCCTCGGTGCCGATCGAACTCTCACCCAGCGACCGTGGCACCTTTCTGTTTCAGCTCGATGCCAGCTCACTGAGCTCCGCAGGCGGCAGCGATCTGAGTGCCGCGCTCGCCGACGTCAGCCAAATCCGAATTCTGCACAACGCCAGCTCAGGAGACTTCAAAGGATCCTCAGTCTCCGGCTCGTTCACCGTCGATAACATCACCCTCGTGCCCGAGCCCAGCTCGATCGCGATGCTCACTATGGGGCTCACCACCCTGCTGATGCGCAGGAAAATCTAA
- a CDS encoding DUF1501 domain-containing protein, whose protein sequence is MSRNLSRRRFLGEASCAALGSTSILSTILNLQMANNAVAGTGDGASGRKTLVCLFLSGGCDSYNVLLPADTSPANDGAYDDYAAARSNLALSHPDKAPVIFNPDAGTNDQIANPNFLPLNTAEGGAAYTDSSGRSYGIHPSCTRLKELFEGTSAEPNKKRLSFISNIGTLVEPIADKSAYESGNLPLPKALFSHSDQTEQWQTSVPQGQTILSGWAGRAADILHSRLNTEQTNGFYMPMNFSINGNTVFQTGATEGQFVLTSNGALSFSGPHGTANDAQSIKNRTLKEMATDPMNEHYRNLFQQAFRKSTADSIERGEQFQTSFDAPGSVNGQDVDAAIDAAGFLDDYLGNQLRAAVRTIAIRETLKLCRQTLFIEYGGWDNHSELLNTQAALLSSLDTNLYAYQNCLEALGLGDDVITFTSSDFARTLRSNGQGTDHAWSGNQFVLGSPVDGGKIVGNYASLAIDGPDDIGRGGRIFPKVSVDEYFCELLDWFGVAQGEMGTVLPNIENFHTLGAVNRPLGFIS, encoded by the coding sequence ATGTCACGCAATCTATCCAGACGCCGCTTCCTCGGTGAGGCATCGTGCGCCGCACTCGGCTCGACTTCCATCCTATCCACCATTCTCAACCTCCAGATGGCCAACAACGCGGTGGCGGGCACTGGTGACGGAGCTTCCGGACGAAAGACACTGGTCTGCCTGTTCCTCTCCGGCGGATGCGATAGCTACAACGTGCTACTGCCAGCCGACACCAGTCCGGCCAACGACGGAGCCTACGATGACTACGCCGCCGCCCGCTCCAACCTCGCCCTCTCCCACCCCGACAAGGCTCCGGTCATTTTCAACCCGGACGCAGGCACAAACGACCAGATTGCCAACCCCAATTTCCTACCGCTCAACACCGCCGAAGGAGGGGCCGCCTACACGGATAGCTCGGGACGCAGCTACGGCATCCACCCCAGCTGCACACGCTTGAAGGAGCTGTTCGAAGGCACCTCTGCCGAGCCTAACAAAAAGCGCCTTTCCTTCATCTCAAACATTGGCACCCTGGTGGAGCCGATCGCTGATAAATCCGCCTACGAAAGTGGCAACCTTCCCCTGCCCAAAGCGCTCTTCTCGCACAGTGACCAGACCGAGCAGTGGCAGACCTCCGTGCCGCAGGGGCAGACGATCCTCAGCGGCTGGGCCGGTCGCGCCGCCGACATCCTGCACTCACGTCTGAACACCGAGCAGACCAACGGCTTTTACATGCCGATGAATTTTTCCATCAACGGCAACACCGTGTTCCAAACAGGTGCCACCGAGGGACAGTTTGTGCTGACCTCGAACGGAGCGCTGTCGTTTTCCGGTCCGCACGGCACTGCCAACGATGCGCAATCGATCAAAAACCGAACCCTCAAGGAGATGGCCACCGATCCGATGAATGAGCACTACCGCAATCTCTTCCAGCAGGCCTTCCGCAAGAGCACGGCCGACAGCATTGAGCGCGGCGAGCAGTTCCAGACCAGCTTCGACGCCCCCGGATCGGTGAATGGCCAGGACGTGGACGCGGCCATCGATGCCGCCGGCTTCCTTGACGACTACTTAGGAAACCAACTCCGCGCAGCGGTGCGCACCATTGCGATCCGTGAGACACTGAAACTCTGTCGCCAAACCTTGTTCATCGAATATGGCGGCTGGGACAACCACAGCGAACTGCTGAACACCCAAGCCGCATTGCTCAGCAGTCTGGACACCAACCTGTATGCCTACCAGAACTGCTTGGAAGCCCTTGGGCTCGGTGACGATGTCATCACCTTCACCAGCTCAGACTTTGCCCGCACCCTGCGCTCGAACGGCCAAGGAACCGATCACGCCTGGTCGGGCAACCAGTTTGTGTTAGGCTCACCGGTCGATGGTGGCAAAATCGTCGGCAACTACGCCTCGCTCGCCATCGACGGGCCGGATGACATCGGTCGTGGCGGTCGTATTTTCCCCAAAGTCTCGGTCGATGAATACTTCTGCGAGCTGCTCGATTGGTTTGGCGTCGCCCAGGGCGAAATGGGCACCGTGCTACCTAACATCGAAAACTTCCACACCCTCGGAGCCGTGAACCGACCGCTGGGATTCATTTCCTGA
- a CDS encoding lipase/acyltransferase domain-containing protein gives MKTRIDRILAFMVVALTGILLNSCAGTAGLDDEDYASVARLNKREPNPVIVIPGILGSRLVSDDGKVVWGAYGIGAIRHGSANGRRALALPMRRNSGLGSLTDEVQQDGTLDRLTLSPGIGLKAYHGLLKALVIGGYRDDKNRPPKAGEHISCFEFGYDWRRPNAENAAALGKFIEETRRFIRAERIRRGLPEREIKFDIVAHSMGGLVGRYYMMYGDATPPTDGTRPQVTWAGARSVHRFIQVGTPNNGSAEAILQLKDGMVLSSFVPKFQAAVIGTFPSTYELLPRAADQPLVDALGRQLDPFDPAVWKRYQWGLAAPSQDKYLQQLLPGTRDRATRLEIALDHQRKSLAAAKAFQMALDCRCTLPAGVTMHAFVGNAKPTVSQLQVMADGSLTPIAYQHGDNTVTARSALARTPDDRPGPIPWTSVHTINAPHMTLPVQPDFIRQLLAILLDLPDTEASTRP, from the coding sequence ATGAAAACGAGAATTGACCGAATACTGGCCTTTATGGTCGTGGCTCTAACAGGCATCCTGTTGAACAGCTGTGCAGGCACCGCCGGACTTGATGATGAGGATTACGCCAGCGTTGCGCGGCTGAACAAGCGCGAGCCCAATCCGGTCATCGTCATTCCCGGCATCCTGGGCTCACGGCTGGTTTCGGATGATGGCAAGGTGGTCTGGGGGGCGTATGGCATCGGTGCCATTCGCCATGGATCCGCTAACGGGCGGCGCGCATTGGCACTGCCGATGCGGCGGAACAGTGGACTGGGCTCGCTCACCGATGAGGTTCAGCAGGATGGCACGCTGGATCGGCTTACGTTGAGCCCCGGCATCGGGCTGAAAGCCTATCACGGTCTGCTGAAGGCTCTTGTCATCGGTGGTTATCGCGATGACAAGAACCGTCCACCCAAGGCAGGCGAACACATTTCATGTTTCGAGTTTGGTTACGACTGGCGCCGGCCGAATGCGGAAAATGCCGCGGCTTTGGGCAAGTTCATCGAGGAAACACGCCGCTTCATCCGTGCCGAGCGGATACGGCGTGGCTTGCCGGAACGCGAAATTAAATTCGATATCGTCGCCCATTCGATGGGGGGCTTGGTCGGCCGATATTACATGATGTATGGCGACGCTACACCACCGACTGATGGGACTCGCCCGCAAGTCACCTGGGCTGGCGCGCGTAGCGTGCATCGGTTTATCCAAGTCGGCACACCTAACAATGGATCCGCCGAAGCCATCCTTCAGCTCAAAGACGGGATGGTGCTTTCTTCCTTCGTTCCCAAGTTCCAAGCGGCAGTGATCGGCACCTTTCCTTCGACTTACGAACTGCTACCGCGGGCCGCCGACCAGCCGCTGGTTGATGCTTTGGGAAGACAGCTTGATCCATTCGATCCCGCTGTTTGGAAACGTTACCAATGGGGGCTCGCCGCTCCCTCGCAGGACAAGTATCTCCAGCAACTTCTTCCGGGAACTCGGGATCGAGCCACTCGCTTGGAGATCGCTCTCGACCACCAACGCAAGTCGCTCGCCGCAGCCAAGGCCTTTCAAATGGCGCTCGACTGCCGCTGCACCCTGCCAGCCGGCGTGACGATGCACGCGTTTGTGGGCAATGCCAAACCCACGGTCAGCCAACTCCAGGTAATGGCCGATGGCTCGCTCACTCCGATTGCCTACCAGCACGGCGACAACACCGTCACCGCCCGCTCGGCACTCGCGCGGACTCCCGATGATCGCCCCGGCCCGATTCCATGGACCAGCGTTCACACCATCAATGCTCCTCACATGACTCTGCCGGTTCAACCGGATTTCATTCGCCAGCTCCTTGCGATCCTGCTCGATCTGCCCGATACGGAGGCAAGCACTCGGCCATGA
- a CDS encoding DUF1800 domain-containing protein, which produces MKAHLASVPLLLCTFSLGASAQTFAPVWQLGNDDDSTAEFKSEDWSVTSGNGSPTAADDHYYFAGSYPNGVGTVATDEALNHFERALREADPSNNIHFNLSASQASTTSRLRLQVKFFSSGRWENDASGPGYGSRDLELRFNGVVVASASDVQEEHHFDVSFSSSSVNATSTAGNTVELRETGGTPNSWTRIDFVALSSDDDGLTDTDSDTIPLWWEQLYGFDDSNPSDAAEDPDSDGRSNAEEFADGTSPLAADSDHDGLNDGQEHTAGTDPFNPDSDGDTLLDGQETASNPLLADSDGDGVSDPMEIERGTDPLNSASTPLLFDGAVALSFTSTRRHDTLIELHEQAGVFPQRYWNNTEPLSHNTDASGSIVDLTNSINTSSGITATWSASRSDYTRNIGSPDQKIWTGCLDGYQDFSGTPTEIALSNIPAGTYDLYVYVGAFNNYRKGAVRLNADPATDRYYLTYVTPPFLRFIEATATTDPTAEESNYVLYRNVTGPVITVQNASISGNTGVHAIQLVNVSQDTDGDNMPDSYEIQHRLDPQSSDATADADNDGLSNHGEFLAGTDPNNPDTDNDQLPDGQEAAHGADPLVSDSDGDKILDGVEILNNPYVTNPALADTDADGTSDYDELLAGTDPTDTNITAAAATVPQWEAGNHRWVWRVDNVRMLLDHGTGLITTNEWGEDVLLQLRAEIKDSDWRGALTMGLSYEEGSITYYNTSRNGVFYRDNNPDWSWYNNGSGDPPADLSASLGLSMKGREDDTSPLRFECIAQEDPPVAPSVWGDAENTWTVTFNTYDFSDPNNPVLINSSTETGMRSYNAEIRNGTAIWAIDDDENTITMETSDGVTAVISRASFGPTDLDNDGMDDAWESSYGGDLAPDVDADGDGISNVDEYLAGTNPNVSDSDGDGVDDNVELAHGTDPTSALSLPAFFTFSPPSANEDLDGNGLSDAWELWAGVSGLTAGGDDDGDGFSNFQESIAGTNPTDANSHPKSTLGRSGDDLVIEWPDVVGKDFTVCASETLVGWDAVTGLPAPSASNGMIYQTIPDVLLTPETLSFYKIQISDRDTDLDGLSDWTEESVLGTSADNSGSGTENSTRIALVNSSGATLSGDYLSFLEMMQGSSKSGGLPGSSASGTPSKRSAARFLTQASFGPTMKDTEHVRELGYEGWLDDQLAKPPTLHSSYIREIKVDHNGPRADQTYDADPNSSSVGGSNITTAFARAAISGEDQLRQRMAFALSQILVVSRKDATLDNKPEPMADYYDIFVRNGLGNYLDILREVTYHPCMGWYLSHVGNQKADLSIGRFPDENYAREVMQLFTVGLWQLNPDGSRKLDNQGEPIPTYNNAEITELARVFTGLWYDSEWGWGSGGWAEDHFMRPMVMHADYHDTETKTLLDGFVIPARAPSSENARKDIDDALAHLFNHPNTPVFISKQLIQFFVTANPSPDYIQRVQAVFCDNGQGVRGDLGAVVKAILLDDEAREAKYATGDPSYGKLREPVIRTMAMARAFDLGETHPAFVWWNPEDLYAGLSFQEPMNAPSVFNFYKPSYQAPGVIRDAGLVSPVFQIMDSYSAISFPNLMWDYLSTGFRSGWENRRYPLNFTAARKAAVSNEALLDHMNLLLAAGKMTAHTRGIILNALETTELSEDGRIQLAAYLTLMSPEAATQQ; this is translated from the coding sequence ATGAAGGCCCATCTCGCTTCCGTCCCCCTGCTGCTCTGCACCTTTTCCTTGGGAGCGTCCGCCCAGACATTTGCCCCTGTTTGGCAGTTAGGTAATGACGATGACAGCACCGCCGAGTTTAAATCTGAAGACTGGTCGGTGACATCTGGAAATGGCAGCCCCACCGCCGCCGATGACCATTACTACTTCGCGGGCAGCTATCCAAATGGCGTCGGCACCGTGGCCACCGACGAGGCACTGAACCATTTCGAGCGCGCACTGCGTGAAGCCGACCCTAGCAACAACATCCACTTCAATCTCAGCGCCTCACAGGCCTCGACCACCTCCAGGCTCCGGCTGCAGGTCAAGTTTTTCAGCAGCGGTCGTTGGGAAAATGACGCGTCCGGCCCCGGCTACGGCAGTCGGGATCTAGAGCTGCGCTTCAATGGTGTTGTCGTCGCCAGCGCCAGTGACGTGCAGGAAGAACATCACTTCGATGTCAGTTTCAGCTCCAGCTCAGTGAATGCCACATCCACCGCCGGCAATACCGTGGAGCTTCGCGAAACCGGCGGCACTCCGAACAGCTGGACGCGGATCGATTTTGTCGCGCTCTCCTCCGATGATGACGGACTAACGGATACTGATTCCGATACCATTCCGCTCTGGTGGGAGCAGCTCTATGGCTTCGACGACAGCAACCCGTCGGACGCCGCCGAAGACCCCGACTCAGACGGCCGAAGCAATGCCGAAGAGTTCGCCGACGGCACCTCGCCGCTGGCCGCCGACAGCGATCACGACGGACTCAACGACGGCCAGGAACACACCGCCGGCACCGATCCATTCAACCCCGACAGCGACGGCGACACTCTGCTCGACGGTCAGGAAACTGCCAGCAATCCGCTGTTAGCCGACTCCGATGGCGACGGCGTCTCCGACCCCATGGAAATAGAACGCGGCACCGACCCACTCAACTCAGCCAGCACACCTTTGTTGTTCGATGGCGCTGTGGCGCTCAGTTTCACCTCCACCCGTCGCCACGACACATTGATCGAACTCCACGAGCAAGCCGGCGTTTTCCCGCAACGATACTGGAATAACACCGAGCCTCTCAGCCACAATACCGATGCCTCAGGAAGCATTGTCGACCTCACCAACAGCATCAACACCAGCTCGGGCATCACCGCCACGTGGTCGGCCTCAAGGAGCGATTACACCAGGAACATCGGCAGCCCGGATCAGAAAATCTGGACCGGCTGTCTTGATGGTTACCAAGATTTCTCCGGCACCCCCACCGAGATCGCCCTCAGCAACATCCCCGCCGGAACCTATGATCTCTACGTCTATGTGGGTGCGTTTAACAACTACCGCAAAGGCGCCGTCCGCTTGAACGCAGACCCTGCCACGGACCGTTACTACCTCACCTACGTCACGCCCCCGTTTTTACGATTCATCGAGGCCACCGCCACCACGGACCCCACGGCTGAGGAATCGAACTACGTGCTCTATCGCAATGTCACCGGCCCGGTGATCACCGTTCAGAATGCTTCGATTTCAGGTAACACCGGCGTGCACGCCATCCAGCTGGTCAATGTCTCACAGGACACGGATGGCGACAACATGCCCGACTCCTATGAGATCCAGCATCGACTCGATCCGCAAAGCAGCGACGCCACGGCCGATGCCGACAACGACGGACTCAGCAACCACGGCGAGTTTCTCGCCGGCACCGATCCCAACAACCCAGACACCGATAACGACCAGCTCCCCGATGGCCAGGAAGCCGCGCACGGGGCGGACCCTCTGGTTTCGGACAGCGATGGCGACAAGATTCTCGACGGCGTGGAAATCCTCAACAATCCCTACGTCACCAACCCTGCCCTCGCGGACACGGATGCGGATGGAACCTCGGACTACGATGAACTGCTCGCCGGCACCGACCCCACCGATACCAACATCACCGCCGCCGCAGCCACCGTGCCGCAGTGGGAGGCCGGCAATCACCGCTGGGTCTGGCGCGTCGACAACGTGCGCATGCTGCTCGACCACGGCACCGGCCTGATCACCACCAACGAGTGGGGTGAAGATGTGCTTTTACAACTCCGCGCCGAAATCAAGGACTCGGACTGGCGCGGCGCGCTCACCATGGGCCTCAGTTATGAAGAGGGCAGCATCACCTACTACAACACCAGCCGGAACGGTGTGTTTTATCGCGATAACAACCCTGATTGGTCGTGGTATAACAACGGCAGCGGCGATCCACCCGCCGATCTCTCAGCCTCTCTCGGACTCAGTATGAAAGGTCGGGAAGACGATACCTCGCCGCTGCGTTTTGAGTGCATCGCTCAGGAAGACCCACCTGTGGCTCCCTCGGTGTGGGGTGATGCCGAGAACACCTGGACGGTAACGTTCAATACCTACGACTTCAGCGATCCTAACAACCCCGTATTGATCAACTCCTCCACGGAAACCGGCATGCGTTCATACAATGCCGAGATCCGCAACGGAACCGCAATCTGGGCGATCGACGATGATGAAAACACCATCACCATGGAGACCTCGGACGGCGTCACCGCGGTGATCAGTCGGGCGTCCTTCGGACCGACCGACCTCGATAACGACGGCATGGATGACGCTTGGGAAAGCAGCTACGGTGGAGATCTCGCCCCCGATGTGGATGCCGATGGCGATGGCATTTCCAACGTCGATGAATACCTCGCGGGCACCAATCCGAATGTCAGCGACAGCGATGGCGACGGCGTCGACGATAACGTGGAGCTCGCCCACGGCACCGATCCCACCTCAGCCCTCTCCCTGCCCGCCTTTTTCACCTTCTCACCTCCCAGCGCTAACGAAGACCTCGACGGCAACGGCCTATCCGATGCTTGGGAACTCTGGGCCGGAGTCTCAGGACTAACAGCCGGCGGCGATGACGACGGCGATGGTTTCAGCAATTTCCAAGAAAGCATCGCCGGCACCAATCCCACCGATGCCAACTCCCATCCAAAATCCACGCTTGGACGATCCGGCGATGACTTGGTGATCGAGTGGCCGGATGTTGTTGGAAAAGATTTCACCGTCTGTGCGAGTGAGACATTGGTCGGCTGGGACGCCGTCACCGGTCTGCCTGCTCCGAGCGCATCGAACGGCATGATCTATCAGACCATTCCGGACGTCTTGCTCACCCCTGAAACACTCTCCTTTTACAAAATTCAGATTTCCGACCGAGACACCGACCTCGATGGCCTCAGCGACTGGACAGAGGAATCGGTCTTGGGAACCTCCGCCGATAACAGCGGCTCCGGCACGGAGAATTCCACCCGCATCGCCTTGGTGAATTCCAGCGGAGCGACACTCTCGGGCGATTACCTTAGCTTTCTAGAAATGATGCAAGGGTCGTCAAAAAGTGGAGGTCTCCCCGGCAGCAGCGCCTCAGGCACGCCATCGAAACGTTCCGCCGCACGTTTCCTCACCCAGGCCAGCTTTGGCCCCACGATGAAAGACACCGAGCATGTCCGTGAGCTGGGATACGAGGGCTGGCTTGACGACCAGCTGGCGAAGCCCCCCACCCTGCATAGCTCATACATCCGCGAGATTAAAGTGGATCACAATGGCCCGCGCGCCGACCAAACCTACGACGCCGATCCTAACAGCTCTAGTGTAGGAGGCTCAAATATCACCACCGCCTTTGCCCGTGCCGCGATCTCCGGCGAGGACCAGCTGCGCCAGCGCATGGCCTTCGCGCTCTCGCAAATCCTCGTGGTTTCAAGAAAGGATGCCACGCTGGATAACAAGCCGGAGCCGATGGCGGATTACTATGATATTTTTGTCCGCAACGGCCTCGGCAACTACTTGGACATCCTCAGGGAAGTCACCTACCACCCGTGCATGGGCTGGTATCTCAGCCACGTGGGCAATCAGAAAGCCGACCTCAGCATCGGTCGGTTCCCCGATGAAAACTACGCCCGCGAGGTGATGCAGCTGTTCACCGTGGGGCTCTGGCAGCTGAACCCCGACGGCAGCAGGAAACTCGACAACCAAGGCGAGCCCATCCCCACCTACAACAACGCCGAGATCACCGAGCTGGCGCGTGTTTTCACTGGTCTCTGGTATGACTCCGAGTGGGGCTGGGGGTCCGGCGGCTGGGCGGAGGATCACTTCATGCGCCCAATGGTGATGCACGCGGACTATCACGACACCGAGACCAAAACACTGTTAGACGGCTTCGTGATTCCCGCCCGAGCCCCATCCAGCGAGAACGCGCGCAAGGACATCGATGACGCGCTGGCGCATCTATTCAACCACCCGAACACGCCGGTATTCATCTCGAAACAGTTGATCCAATTCTTTGTCACAGCCAACCCCTCGCCGGATTACATCCAACGTGTGCAGGCTGTGTTCTGTGACAATGGCCAAGGCGTGCGCGGCGACCTTGGAGCGGTGGTCAAAGCCATCCTCCTCGACGATGAAGCACGTGAGGCGAAGTATGCCACGGGCGATCCCAGCTACGGCAAACTCCGCGAGCCCGTGATCCGCACCATGGCGATGGCGAGAGCCTTCGACTTGGGCGAAACGCACCCCGCCTTCGTCTGGTGGAACCCGGAAGACCTCTATGCCGGCCTGTCCTTCCAAGAGCCCATGAACGCACCGAGCGTGTTCAACTTTTACAAACCCAGCTACCAGGCACCCGGCGTAATCCGCGATGCCGGCCTGGTCAGCCCCGTGTTCCAGATCATGGACAGCTACTCGGCCATCTCCTTTCCCAATTTAATGTGGGACTACCTCAGCACCGGCTTCCGCTCCGGCTGGGAAAACCGACGTTACCCACTCAATTTCACCGCCGCCCGCAAGGCCGCCGTTTCGAACGAAGCACTGCTGGATCATATGAACCTGCTGTTAGCCGCCGGAAAAATGACGGCACACACGCGCGGCATCATCTTGAATGCCTTGGAAACGACCGAGCTCTCCGAGGACGGTCGGATCCAGCTAGCCGCCTACCTCACCCTGATGAGCCCCGAAGCCGCCACCCAGCAGTAA